The DNA sequence AATAAAAGCTATTGAATTTTCTTTTTTCTTATCTATACCTGTTATTGGAATTGCTACATGTAAAAAACTATTCGACTATTATTTTCAATTAAATTTTTTCACTTTGAAAGATTTAGAGTTATTGTTATTAGGAAATATAGTATCTTTTGTTACTGGAATAATAGCGATCAAATGTTTCATAAAATATTTAAAAAATTTTAAATTATTCGGATACTATAGAATTGTTTTAGGAGTTTTTTTTATTATTTATTGTACATTTTTTAAAAATGGAAAACTGTTGTTAGTTTAATATATATGAGGAAAAAATAAAAAATAAATAAAAATGAGATATATTAGGCATTTTAGATTCGGTTTTTTTATTTTTACAGATTTATACGAAAAAAAGAATTGAAAATTTTAAAAATTGTTCTTATACAAAATTTAGGATTTTCATGTTACTTGTTAGATTAACTTTTATATTTTTTTTTGTACCATGTATGAAATTTTATTTTGTGTTCTTCCTTAGTTAACCCCCCTTTCCTAACTCCTTCTAATAAATGTTTTTCCAATAAAACACCGTTTTTAGAAAAAATAGATTTTACCGTATCGGTAGGTTGTGCCCCTTTCATTAACCAATATACAGAATTTTGTATTTTTAAGACAGTTGAAGGAGGATCCGTATGAGGATTATAAGTACCTAATTTTTCAATAAATTTACCATCTCTAGGAGAACGAGAATCGGCTACTACTATATGATAAATAGGTTTATGTTTTTTTCCAATTTTTTTTAAACGAATTTTTACGGACATAATTTTATTAATTTATATTGAACCATTTTATGATCTTTTTTTATAGGATAGATAAGTAGTCCAAAATTAGATATAATTATCATGTTTTTGAAAAAAAAATGATATATATTTACATTTTCCCGTAAGACCCGTTGTGTAACGGTAGCACAGCAGATTTTGGTTCTGTTAGTTGGGGTTCGAGTCCCTGCGGGTCTGTTATATAATGTTAATATTGGATTGATTTGGTTTCTTTATAGAAAAAATGAGTATTGGAATGAAAATAAAAAAAGAAAAAGTTTTATTAATAGCTTTTTTAAGTGTTTTAACATATGTCTTTATTCATTTATCAAAATCTTTATTAGGATTAGATAAATTTTATCTTTGTATACTAAGATGTTTCGTGATATCAATTTTCATATTGTATTCTTTTATGAAAAAAGATTTAACTACTTGGATTTTATTATCTATTATTATAGGAATAGAAATCGGATTAGATCTTCCCAAAATCGCTGTAGAACTCAGATTTTTATCTCAAATATTTTTAAAATTAATCAAGACAATCATTGCTCCAATATTGTTTTCAACTTTAGTAGTTGGAATAGCAAGTCATTCTAATATTAAGCAATTAGGGAGCATGGGATGGAAATCC is a window from the Blattabacterium cuenoti STAT genome containing:
- the rpsP gene encoding 30S ribosomal protein S16; the encoded protein is MSVKIRLKKIGKKHKPIYHIVVADSRSPRDGKFIEKLGTYNPHTDPPSTVLKIQNSVYWLMKGAQPTDTVKSIFSKNGVLLEKHLLEGVRKGGLTKEEHKIKFHTWYKKKYKS